One genomic segment of Devosia sp. includes these proteins:
- a CDS encoding ABC transporter permease, with the protein MSVETVATQPYRQRSPLWFAMRRFSGNKAAILAGIVLAILILMALLAPWITPVPPEAQLFLTESLAFPSAQHWFGVDGLGRDFFTRIVYGARVSLTIGFAAAVFSVIIGIPLGALAGYFGGKTDWVIMRVIELFSVVPPLLAAMLLGALTRGGYFTIILIAALFGWVQVCLLVRAQVKAVREKEFVRAAKALGASPWYIIRRHLIPNSISPIIVGFVLAIPLAMMLEASLSFLGIGVPPPTPTWGQMINEGINFMFFYWHMAVFPTAALAITVLATTLFGDGLRDALDPTLKGR; encoded by the coding sequence ATGAGCGTCGAAACCGTTGCTACGCAGCCCTATCGCCAGCGCAGCCCCCTGTGGTTCGCCATGCGCCGCTTCAGCGGCAACAAGGCTGCCATCCTGGCCGGCATCGTTCTCGCCATCCTGATCCTGATGGCGCTCCTGGCGCCCTGGATCACGCCCGTGCCGCCCGAGGCGCAATTGTTCCTGACGGAAAGCCTCGCCTTCCCCTCCGCACAACACTGGTTCGGCGTGGACGGGCTGGGCCGGGATTTCTTTACCCGTATCGTCTATGGCGCCCGCGTTTCGCTCACCATCGGCTTTGCCGCTGCCGTGTTCAGTGTCATCATCGGTATTCCGCTTGGTGCCCTGGCGGGCTATTTCGGCGGCAAGACCGACTGGGTCATCATGCGCGTGATCGAACTGTTCTCGGTGGTGCCACCACTTCTGGCGGCCATGCTGCTCGGTGCCCTCACGCGTGGCGGCTATTTCACCATCATCCTGATCGCGGCGCTGTTCGGCTGGGTCCAGGTCTGCCTATTGGTCCGCGCCCAGGTCAAAGCCGTGCGGGAAAAGGAGTTCGTGCGTGCCGCCAAGGCGCTCGGCGCCTCGCCCTGGTACATCATCCGCCGCCATCTCATTCCCAATTCAATCTCCCCGATCATTGTCGGTTTCGTCCTCGCCATTCCCCTGGCGATGATGCTCGAGGCCAGCCTCAGTTTTCTCGGCATCGGCGTGCCGCCACCGACCCCCACCTGGGGCCAGATGATCAATGAGGGCATCAATTTCATGTTCTTCTACTGGCACATGGCCGTGTTCCCCACCGCCGCGCTTGCCATCACGGTCCTGGCGACGACGCTGTTCGGGGACGGCCTGCGCGATGCCCTCGATCCGACCCTGAAAGGCCGATAA
- a CDS encoding ABC transporter permease, translated as MILYILRRLVSVAVTFIVVSLIIFFMMHAIPGGPFDANDMPVSEAVRAKLMAQLGLDQPLHVQYFRYMWGVLHFDFGVPYQSPGETVVQLLSRAWVPSLVLGGLGVVIGAPLGILLGMAAALNCNSWIDYLASTLATLGLTIPVFVSSMLLILVFAVWLQWLPASGWGKPERWILPITAYALIPLATYARYTRSAMLDTLNRPFVTVLRAKGLSERRIVFEHVLRNSAIPLVTVFLPMFIGTATGSIFVEAMFRVPGLGAYFVSSIENRDYPLEMALMLMITFMYCIAYLLSDIVYALINPRIRVGGGQ; from the coding sequence ATGATCCTTTACATCCTGCGCCGCCTCGTCTCGGTTGCCGTCACCTTCATTGTCGTGTCGCTGATCATCTTCTTCATGATGCACGCCATTCCCGGCGGTCCGTTCGACGCCAATGACATGCCGGTGTCCGAAGCGGTGCGCGCCAAACTCATGGCGCAGCTTGGGCTCGACCAGCCCCTGCATGTGCAATATTTCCGCTATATGTGGGGCGTGCTGCATTTCGACTTCGGCGTACCCTATCAGAGCCCGGGTGAAACCGTGGTCCAGCTTCTGTCCCGTGCCTGGGTGCCGAGCCTGGTGCTGGGGGGGCTCGGTGTCGTCATCGGGGCGCCGCTGGGCATCCTGCTGGGCATGGCAGCGGCACTCAATTGCAACAGCTGGATCGACTACCTGGCCTCGACCCTGGCGACACTCGGCCTGACCATCCCCGTCTTTGTCAGCTCGATGCTGCTGATCCTGGTCTTTGCGGTCTGGCTGCAATGGCTTCCGGCCAGCGGCTGGGGCAAGCCGGAACGCTGGATTTTGCCGATCACCGCCTATGCGCTGATCCCGCTGGCGACCTATGCCCGCTACACGCGCTCGGCCATGCTCGACACACTCAACCGCCCCTTCGTCACCGTCCTGCGGGCCAAGGGGCTGAGCGAGCGCCGGATCGTCTTCGAACATGTCCTGCGCAATTCGGCGATCCCGCTGGTCACGGTCTTCCTGCCCATGTTCATCGGCACGGCCACCGGTTCGATTTTTGTTGAAGCCATGTTCCGCGTCCCCGGCCTCGGCGCCTATTTCGTCTCCTCCATCGAGAACCGGGATTATCCGCTCGAAATGGCGCTGATGCTGATGATTACCTTCATGTACTGCATCGCCTATCTGCTCAGCGACATCGTCTATGCCCTGATCAATCCCCGTATTCGCGTCGGAGGCGGACAATGA
- a CDS encoding ABC transporter ATP-binding protein encodes MPLIDIQDLKVSFSQYGGRVDAVCGVSFSLEAGESLGIVGESGSGKSVSCSALLRLLPATADISAARLELDGIDVTRAGKEDLARLRGRAAAMIFQDPMTAFDPVFTIGHQIAETIISHRRVSKREALAEAENLLLRVEIKNAADILGYYPHQLSGGMLQRAMIAMALSCRPKVLIADEPTTALDVTIQAQILQLIKNVQAEFGMALVMITHDLGVIAETVDRVLVMYGGEVMEEGPVQQIFDAPKHDYTKALLASLHSRFEPSRDSDATLAPALELRGLAKSYRVRKRSGLFNTYGDFQAVRAVDIVLPRNKIVAIVGESGSGKTTTGMMAMRLTEPTAGQILVDGTDISGLGPADLKSFRRHMQIVFQDSYSALDPMMTLAEIIAEPLHVHGLGSKREQTEKALDWLERVGMPRNFGSRYSHELSGGQRQRVAIARALILEPSVLVADEPTSALDVTVKAQVIGLLKKLQAEMGLSILFISHDLSTVKSLTDTVVVMYRGRVVEEAPTERIFSDPQHPYTRALLDAIPATNPRDRRERRFLGAAEIEAATPRYTVIQTGAAPNATPQLVTIAPGHRVEAVVTT; translated from the coding sequence ATGCCCCTCATCGACATCCAGGACCTCAAGGTGAGCTTCAGCCAATATGGCGGGCGTGTCGATGCGGTTTGCGGCGTCAGCTTCTCGCTCGAGGCGGGCGAAAGTCTCGGCATTGTCGGGGAATCGGGCTCCGGCAAATCGGTGAGCTGCAGCGCCCTGCTCCGGCTCCTGCCGGCCACCGCCGATATCTCCGCGGCCCGGCTCGAACTGGATGGCATCGATGTGACGCGGGCCGGCAAGGAAGACCTGGCGCGCCTCAGGGGCCGGGCCGCCGCGATGATCTTTCAGGACCCGATGACCGCCTTCGATCCGGTCTTCACCATCGGCCACCAGATTGCCGAAACCATCATTTCCCATCGCCGGGTCAGCAAGCGCGAAGCGCTCGCAGAAGCCGAAAACCTGCTGCTCCGTGTCGAGATCAAGAATGCCGCCGACATCCTCGGCTACTATCCGCATCAATTGTCCGGCGGCATGTTGCAGCGCGCCATGATCGCCATGGCCCTGTCCTGCCGCCCTAAAGTGCTGATCGCCGATGAACCGACAACGGCGCTCGATGTCACTATCCAGGCGCAGATTCTCCAGCTCATCAAGAACGTTCAGGCCGAGTTCGGCATGGCTCTTGTCATGATCACCCATGATCTCGGCGTGATCGCCGAGACGGTCGACCGGGTGCTGGTCATGTATGGCGGCGAGGTGATGGAAGAGGGCCCGGTGCAGCAGATTTTCGACGCGCCGAAACACGACTACACCAAGGCGCTCCTCGCCAGCCTGCATTCGCGTTTCGAGCCCTCCCGGGACAGCGACGCCACATTGGCGCCGGCGCTCGAATTGCGCGGCCTTGCCAAGTCCTACCGTGTTCGCAAGCGCTCTGGCCTGTTCAACACCTATGGTGACTTCCAGGCGGTCCGCGCCGTCGACATCGTCCTGCCGCGCAACAAGATTGTCGCCATTGTTGGGGAATCCGGTTCGGGCAAGACCACAACCGGCATGATGGCAATGCGCCTGACCGAGCCGACAGCCGGGCAGATCCTGGTCGATGGCACCGACATTTCAGGCCTCGGCCCCGCCGACCTCAAGTCGTTTCGCCGCCATATGCAGATCGTCTTCCAGGACAGCTATTCCGCCCTCGACCCCATGATGACGCTGGCCGAAATCATTGCCGAGCCCCTGCATGTGCACGGCCTTGGCAGCAAACGCGAGCAGACGGAAAAGGCCCTGGACTGGCTGGAACGCGTGGGCATGCCCCGCAATTTCGGCTCACGCTATTCGCACGAGCTTTCGGGCGGGCAGCGCCAGCGCGTCGCCATTGCCCGCGCGCTGATCCTGGAGCCCTCGGTGCTCGTCGCCGACGAGCCGACATCGGCCCTCGATGTGACCGTAAAGGCCCAGGTCATTGGGCTGCTCAAGAAACTGCAGGCCGAGATGGGGTTGTCCATCCTGTTCATCAGCCACGACCTGTCGACGGTCAAATCGCTGACGGACACAGTGGTGGTCATGTATCGCGGCCGGGTGGTTGAGGAAGCCCCTACGGAACGCATTTTCTCGGATCCGCAGCATCCCTATACGCGTGCTCTGCTCGATGCCATTCCGGCGACCAATCCCCGCGACAGGCGCGAGCGCCGGTTTCTCGGCGCCGCAGAAATTGAGGCAGCAACGCCGCGCTACACCGTCATCCAGACGGGCGCCGCGCCCAACGCCACCCCACAACTGGTGACTATCGCGCCGGGCCACCGGGTCGAAGCCGTGGTGACGACATGA
- a CDS encoding peptide ABC transporter substrate-binding protein, with protein MHILPKIVGALAVATALTLPASAQSTILAPGQSTTGTYMDYMKTVYDRATFAELLQVPIATFDKEFELTPMAAESWSQSEDGLTWTFKLRPGLVWSDGEPLTAEDYVFALQRAATSGYDFAWYWDFAGGIKGWKEVTEGTADVSTLGLKAVDDLTIEVTTVAPKPYLPSVTSLWYPVPKHKVDELGDDWAVNVDSIVSSGPFSIESWEKSNNSVVFTKSETYTGPWQAQIDRLEVDPSLGAPEVGLPAYLAGDADYSFLNTGQVPVAMAADPDGIRKNAVFATSYLSYDLESEPFNDVNVRRAFYYAIDREELTSTVLKDIAIPAGSILPPGYPGYNPDVVAQATFDPEKAKQFLADAGFPNGEGFPEIEIWIRDEGGYNGAIVPAMAQYLQAEFKDVLGVTVNIRQLPGADWMDGLRNKTNNIFIAPYEYDYLDPSNFYGIFYNGGRHGYFVPEYDALVAEADSESDWDTRYNLYAEAEQVMIDQGLIVPLVHPITTAVISDNLGGDAAKPNSLGFTPLDRLGHYFFTHLTKQ; from the coding sequence ATGCATATCCTACCGAAAATCGTCGGTGCGCTGGCCGTCGCCACAGCACTGACGCTGCCGGCGAGCGCCCAGTCCACTATTCTGGCGCCGGGCCAATCCACCACCGGCACCTATATGGACTACATGAAGACGGTCTATGACCGCGCCACCTTTGCCGAACTCCTGCAGGTGCCGATTGCCACCTTCGACAAGGAATTCGAGCTGACGCCGATGGCAGCCGAGAGCTGGAGCCAGTCCGAAGACGGCCTGACCTGGACCTTCAAACTGCGTCCCGGGCTCGTCTGGTCCGATGGCGAACCCCTGACGGCCGAGGACTATGTCTTCGCCCTGCAGCGCGCCGCCACGTCGGGCTATGACTTCGCCTGGTATTGGGATTTTGCCGGCGGCATCAAGGGCTGGAAGGAAGTCACCGAAGGCACCGCCGACGTTTCCACTCTCGGCCTCAAGGCCGTCGATGATCTGACGATCGAGGTCACCACGGTCGCGCCAAAACCCTATCTGCCTTCGGTCACCAGCCTCTGGTACCCGGTGCCCAAGCACAAGGTGGATGAACTGGGCGACGACTGGGCGGTCAATGTCGACAGCATCGTGTCCTCGGGCCCGTTCTCGATCGAGAGTTGGGAAAAGTCCAACAACTCGGTCGTGTTCACCAAATCCGAAACCTATACCGGCCCCTGGCAGGCCCAGATCGACCGGCTTGAAGTCGACCCCAGCCTGGGCGCGCCGGAAGTCGGGCTGCCCGCTTATCTGGCCGGCGACGCCGACTATTCTTTCCTCAATACCGGACAGGTACCGGTAGCCATGGCTGCCGATCCCGACGGCATTCGCAAGAATGCGGTCTTTGCGACCTCCTACCTGTCGTACGACCTCGAATCCGAGCCCTTCAACGACGTCAATGTGCGCCGGGCCTTCTACTATGCCATAGACCGTGAAGAACTGACCTCGACCGTCCTCAAGGACATTGCCATCCCGGCGGGCTCGATCCTGCCGCCCGGCTATCCCGGATACAATCCCGACGTCGTGGCCCAGGCCACTTTCGATCCGGAAAAGGCCAAGCAGTTCCTGGCCGATGCCGGTTTCCCCAACGGCGAAGGTTTCCCGGAAATCGAAATCTGGATCCGCGACGAAGGCGGCTATAACGGCGCTATCGTTCCGGCAATGGCGCAATATCTGCAGGCCGAGTTCAAGGATGTGCTCGGCGTCACCGTCAATATCCGCCAGCTGCCGGGTGCGGACTGGATGGACGGCTTGCGCAACAAGACCAACAACATCTTCATCGCGCCCTACGAGTACGACTATCTCGATCCGTCGAATTTTTACGGCATCTTCTACAATGGCGGCCGCCACGGCTATTTCGTACCCGAATATGACGCCCTGGTTGCCGAAGCCGACTCCGAGAGCGATTGGGACACCCGCTACAATCTCTATGCCGAGGCTGAGCAGGTGATGATCGACCAGGGTCTGATCGTGCCGCTGGTCCACCCGATCACCACGGCGGTTATTTCGGACAACCTCGGCGGCGATGCCGCCAAGCCAAACTCGCTCGGCTTTACGCCGCTCGACCGGCTTGGCCACTACTTCTTTACGCACCTGACCAAGCAGTAA
- a CDS encoding transketolase, with protein sequence MAAATTGRIEAIEALTRKSLWLASWMVHHANHIRPNVDGVKVGGHQASSASMATLLSTLYFGVLRPEDRVAVKPHASPVFHAIQYLMGRQSQQKLIDFRAFGGAQSYPSRTKDTDDVDFSTGSVGLGVAFSAFASLIQDYVRAKDWARSDIAEGRMIALAGDAELDEGNIYECLLEGWKHGLRNCWWIIDYNRQSLDGVVREGLYDRIEAVFRSFGWTVVTLKYGALQRAAFAEPGGEKLKAFIDACPNDVYSALMFRGGAAWRERLSDEIGDQGAVSALLARRSDDELAALMGNLGGHCVESLLEQFEAAGSDDPTVFIAYTVKGWGTPLAGHKDNHAGQMTSAQIEQLRQAHGVRQGHEWERFEGLEKAGALERFLDAVPFNTRSSRRLTSPAVPTIGPQFIGEGATSTQAAFGKILDAIARTDSELAKRIVTTSPDVTVSTNLGAWVNRRNLFAPAEKADTFQKEAIPSTQKWRFTPDGQHMELGIAEMNLFLMLGAAGLSHSLFGERLLPIGTLYDPFIARGLDALNYACYQDARFLLVATPSGVSLAGEGGAHQSIASPLIGMAQDGLASFEPAFADELSIIMDWAFDYMQRSGDARPDLADWPRDVTGGSVYLRLSTRNIDQVPRKVNNVLTNGIIGGAYWLKPPTPECDTIIAYQGVLASEAIEAAARLGGDRRNIAILAITSADRLNAGWQATQRSRLHGDQPIPSHIETLLRQAPASAGIVTAIDAHPATLSWLGSVLGHRTVALGVEHFGQTGTVHDLYRHFGIDAASIVRAAKSLNNSNL encoded by the coding sequence ATGGCGGCTGCGACCACCGGACGGATTGAGGCGATCGAGGCCCTGACCAGGAAGTCCCTGTGGCTGGCCAGCTGGATGGTGCATCACGCCAATCACATCCGCCCCAATGTCGACGGCGTAAAAGTGGGCGGCCACCAGGCCAGCTCAGCCTCCATGGCGACCCTGTTGTCCACGCTCTATTTCGGCGTGCTGCGCCCCGAGGATCGCGTCGCGGTCAAGCCTCATGCCTCCCCGGTCTTTCATGCCATTCAATATCTCATGGGCCGGCAGAGCCAGCAGAAGCTCATCGATTTCCGCGCCTTTGGCGGCGCCCAGTCCTATCCTTCACGCACCAAGGATACCGACGATGTCGATTTCTCCACCGGCTCGGTGGGGCTTGGTGTCGCCTTTTCCGCCTTTGCCTCGCTGATCCAGGATTATGTGCGCGCCAAGGATTGGGCCCGCAGCGACATCGCCGAGGGCCGCATGATCGCGCTGGCCGGTGACGCCGAACTGGACGAAGGCAATATCTATGAATGCCTGCTCGAAGGCTGGAAGCACGGGCTGCGCAATTGCTGGTGGATCATCGACTACAACCGGCAGAGCCTTGATGGCGTGGTGCGCGAGGGCCTCTATGACCGCATCGAAGCGGTTTTCCGCTCGTTCGGCTGGACTGTGGTCACGCTCAAATATGGCGCCCTGCAGCGGGCGGCCTTTGCCGAGCCGGGCGGTGAGAAACTCAAGGCCTTTATCGACGCCTGTCCCAATGACGTCTATTCGGCGCTGATGTTCCGCGGCGGCGCTGCCTGGCGCGAGCGCCTCAGCGACGAGATCGGCGACCAGGGCGCGGTGTCCGCCCTCCTGGCGCGCCGATCCGACGACGAACTTGCGGCGCTGATGGGCAATCTCGGCGGCCATTGCGTCGAAAGCCTGCTCGAACAGTTCGAGGCCGCAGGCAGCGACGACCCCACCGTTTTCATCGCCTATACGGTCAAGGGCTGGGGCACGCCCCTGGCCGGGCACAAGGACAACCATGCCGGGCAGATGACCTCGGCGCAGATCGAGCAACTGCGGCAGGCCCACGGGGTGCGCCAGGGCCACGAGTGGGAGCGCTTCGAGGGCCTCGAAAAGGCCGGGGCGCTCGAGCGCTTTTTGGACGCCGTGCCGTTCAACACAAGGTCATCGCGCCGCCTGACCTCGCCCGCCGTGCCGACCATCGGGCCGCAATTCATCGGCGAGGGCGCCACCTCGACCCAGGCCGCATTCGGCAAGATCCTCGACGCCATCGCCAGGACCGACAGCGAGTTGGCGAAGCGGATCGTCACCACGTCGCCCGATGTCACCGTCTCGACAAATCTCGGCGCCTGGGTCAACCGGCGCAACCTGTTCGCGCCGGCCGAAAAAGCTGACACCTTCCAGAAGGAAGCCATTCCCTCGACGCAGAAATGGCGCTTCACCCCGGATGGCCAGCACATGGAGCTGGGCATTGCCGAGATGAACCTGTTCCTGATGCTGGGCGCTGCCGGGCTGAGCCATTCGCTGTTCGGGGAACGGCTGTTGCCCATCGGCACGCTCTACGATCCCTTCATCGCCCGCGGTCTCGATGCCCTCAACTATGCCTGCTACCAGGATGCCCGCTTCCTGCTCGTGGCGACGCCATCGGGCGTGTCGCTGGCCGGAGAGGGCGGCGCGCACCAATCGATCGCCTCGCCACTGATCGGCATGGCCCAGGACGGGCTCGCCAGTTTCGAGCCGGCCTTCGCCGACGAACTCTCGATCATCATGGATTGGGCCTTCGACTACATGCAGCGAAGTGGCGATGCCCGGCCGGATCTCGCCGATTGGCCGCGCGATGTCACCGGCGGGTCAGTTTATCTGCGCTTATCCACCCGCAACATCGATCAGGTGCCGCGAAAGGTGAACAATGTGCTAACCAATGGCATCATTGGTGGTGCCTATTGGCTCAAGCCGCCAACGCCCGAATGCGACACCATCATCGCCTATCAGGGGGTCCTCGCCAGCGAGGCAATCGAGGCGGCAGCCCGGCTCGGCGGCGACCGCCGCAATATCGCAATCCTCGCCATCACCTCGGCAGACCGGCTCAATGCGGGCTGGCAGGCCACCCAGCGCAGCCGCCTGCATGGCGACCAACCGATCCCCAGCCATATCGAAACCCTGCTCCGGCAGGCCCCTGCCAGCGCCGGTATCGTGACGGCCATCGACGCGCATCCGGCGACGCTGAGCTGGCTCGGTTCGGTGCTGGGCCATCGCACCGTCGCCCTTGGTGTCGAACATTTCGGCCAGACCGGCACCGTCCACGACCTTTACCGCCATTTTGGCATCGACGCGGCATCGATCGTCCGCGCCGCGAAATCACTCAACAATTCAAACCTTTAG
- a CDS encoding Lrp/AsnC family transcriptional regulator, producing MAESTSAVLSPMDRRILRALQDDGRMTIQALADKVGLSASPCLRRVRQLEADGFISGYSANIDQKAVGLPVSVFISIKLERQRAANLDGFGAAISRWPEVMECYLMTGQFDFLLRVVCADLETYEHFLRERLTQLEGVASIESSFSLGAVKFSRVLPL from the coding sequence ATGGCAGAATCAACCAGCGCGGTGCTCAGCCCTATGGATCGGCGCATTCTGCGGGCGCTGCAGGATGATGGCCGCATGACCATCCAGGCGCTGGCCGACAAGGTGGGCCTGTCCGCCTCGCCCTGCCTCCGGCGCGTGCGCCAGCTTGAGGCGGATGGCTTCATTTCCGGCTACAGCGCCAATATCGACCAGAAGGCCGTCGGCCTGCCGGTGTCGGTCTTCATCTCCATCAAGCTGGAGCGCCAGCGGGCGGCCAATCTCGACGGCTTTGGCGCCGCCATCAGCCGCTGGCCGGAAGTGATGGAATGCTACCTCATGACCGGGCAGTTCGACTTCCTGCTGCGCGTGGTCTGCGCCGATCTCGAAACCTATGAGCATTTCCTGCGCGAGCGGCTGACCCAGCTTGAAGGGGTGGCCTCGATCGAGAGCAGTTTTTCGCTCGGCGCGGTCAAATTCTCGCGGGTTTTGCCTTTGTAG
- a CDS encoding sigma-54 dependent transcriptional regulator has translation MSLPEAKVLVVDDEEMIRTALEQWLRLSGFAVEVAADATTALDRIDDIHPHVILSDVRMPGLSGLDLLRQVRESGMEVEIILITGHGDVPMAVEAMRQGAFDFLQKPYVPDELVATLRRAMEQVSLKREIAELRRRLDGGEAQLAARIVGNSPAIGHLRQTVRELAHIPTDVIILGETGTGKEVVARCLHDFSPRAEKPFVAVNCAAIPSELIESELFGHEAGAFTGAGAQRIGKFEFAHGGTLFLDEIESMPLLAQAKVLRVIQERVVERVGSNRQIPLDLRIIAASKVDLAAESEAGRFRADLYYRLNLATIDLPPLRQRGDDCVLLFHHFLGEAARRFNRTPPQLHPADIQALLRHRWPGNVRELKATAERFAIGLTSNGRSLETMLGAAEAEGIAPSGSLADQMAAFERHLIEAELSRHDNSIAATAEALQLPRRTLSEKMTRLGVRR, from the coding sequence TGGCTGCGCCTGTCCGGCTTTGCCGTCGAGGTGGCCGCAGATGCCACCACCGCGCTCGACCGCATCGACGACATCCATCCTCATGTGATCCTCTCGGATGTGCGCATGCCGGGTCTCTCCGGCCTCGACCTGTTGCGGCAGGTGCGCGAAAGCGGCATGGAGGTGGAGATCATTCTGATCACCGGCCATGGCGACGTGCCCATGGCGGTCGAAGCCATGCGCCAGGGCGCCTTCGATTTCCTGCAAAAACCCTATGTGCCGGACGAGCTGGTCGCCACCCTACGGCGGGCCATGGAGCAGGTATCCCTCAAGCGCGAAATCGCCGAGCTCAGGCGGCGGCTCGATGGCGGGGAGGCCCAGCTGGCCGCCCGCATCGTCGGCAATTCCCCCGCCATCGGGCATCTGCGCCAGACTGTGCGCGAGCTTGCCCATATTCCCACCGATGTCATCATCCTGGGTGAAACCGGCACCGGCAAGGAAGTGGTGGCGCGCTGCCTGCACGATTTTTCGCCGCGCGCCGAAAAACCCTTCGTCGCCGTCAATTGCGCCGCCATCCCCTCGGAACTCATCGAGAGCGAATTGTTCGGGCACGAGGCCGGAGCCTTTACCGGGGCTGGCGCACAACGCATCGGCAAGTTCGAATTTGCCCATGGGGGAACGCTCTTTCTCGACGAGATCGAATCCATGCCGCTCCTGGCCCAGGCCAAGGTGCTGCGCGTCATTCAGGAACGGGTAGTGGAGCGCGTCGGCTCCAACCGGCAGATCCCGCTCGATCTGCGCATCATCGCTGCTTCCAAGGTGGACCTTGCCGCCGAAAGCGAAGCCGGCCGGTTCCGGGCCGATCTCTATTACCGGCTGAATCTGGCCACCATTGACCTGCCGCCGCTGCGCCAGCGCGGCGACGATTGCGTGCTGCTGTTCCATCATTTCCTGGGCGAGGCGGCACGACGTTTCAATCGCACGCCACCGCAACTGCACCCAGCCGATATCCAGGCGCTGCTGCGGCATCGCTGGCCCGGCAATGTGCGCGAACTCAAGGCCACGGCTGAACGCTTTGCCATCGGGCTGACCAGCAATGGGCGCTCGCTCGAAACCATGCTGGGGGCTGCCGAAGCCGAGGGTATCGCCCCCTCGGGAAGCCTCGCCGACCAGATGGCGGCGTTCGAGCGCCACCTGATCGAGGCGGAACTGTCGCGCCACGACAATTCCATCGCCGCCACCGCCGAAGCCCTGCAATTGCCCCGCCGCACCCTCAGCGAAAAAATGACCCGCCTCGGCGTCCGGCGCTAG